From the Saccharomycodes ludwigii strain NBRC 1722 chromosome I, whole genome shotgun sequence genome, one window contains:
- the RPO21 gene encoding DNA-directed RNA polymerase II subunit RPB1 (similar to Saccharomyces cerevisiae YDL140C | RPO21 | RNA POlymerase), with amino-acid sequence MVDFPYSSAPLRTVKEIQFGIFSPEEVRAISVAKIEFPETMDETGLRPKIGGLNDPRLGSIDRNYKCQTCGESMNDCPGHFGHIELAKPVLHIGFISKIKKVCECVCMHCGKLLLDEYNEQMRQAIKIKDPKRRFTAVWTLCKSKMTCDTDVPSLDDPTIYISRGGCGNTQPSIRKDGLRLTGTWKKDKGTDDTDQPEQKVLLPDEILNVFKHISREDCWRLGFNEQFSRPEWMILTVLPVPPPPVRPSISFNESQRGEDDLTYKLGDILKANINVQKLELDGSPQHVIQDIEKLLQYHVATYMDNDIAGQPQALQKSGRPVKSIRARLKGKEGRIRNNLMGKRVDFSGRTVISGDPNLELDQVGVPLSIARTLTYPEIVTPYNIDRLTQLVRNGPNEHPGAKYVIRDNGTRIDLRYSKRTGDIQLQYGWKVERHIVDNDPVLFNRQPSLHKMSMMAHRVKVMPYSTFRLNLSVTSPYNADFDGDEMNLHVPQSEETRAELSQLCAVPLQIVSPQSNKPCMGIVQDTLAGVRKLTLKSTFIEYDQVLNMLYWIPEWDGIVPPPTIIKPKPLWTGKQVLSMAIPSGIHLQRFDDGTTMLSPKDNGILIIDGKIMFGVVDKKTVGSSSGGLIHVVTREKGPYVCASLFGNIQKVVNFWFLHNGFSIGIGDTIADEKTMREITESIAVAKQKVEEVTKEAQANLLTAKHGMTLRESFEDNVVRFLNEARDKAGRSAEVNLKDLNNVKQMVSAGSKGSFINIAQMSACVGQQSVEGKRIAFGFADRTLPHFSKDDYSPESKGFVENSYLRGLTPQEFFFHAMGGREGLIDTAVKTAETGYIQRRLVKALEDIMVHYDGTTRNSLGNIIQFIYGEDGIDASHIEKQSIDTISGSDAAFEKRYRIDVLNPEHGLNPALLESGSEILGDVKIQAILDEEYKQLLKDRSFLRKVFVDGENNWPLPINIRRIIQNAQNTFKIDRTRPTDLTIPEVVNSVKELHSKLLVLRGRSEILKEAQENAITLFSCLVRSRLACRRVVEEYRLNRETFRWVLDNIESQFLRSVVHPGEMVGVLAAQSIGEPATQMTLNTFHFAGVASKKVTSGVPRLKEILNVAKNMKTPSQTVYLEEEYAADQEKAKLIRSAIEHTTLKSVTVASEIYYDPDPRSTVIEEDEEIIQLHFSLLDEETERTLDLQSPWLLRLELDRAAMNDKDLTMGEVGEKIKETFQDDLFVIWSEDNADRLIIRCRVVRDPKTMDEDMEAEEDHMLKRIENNMLESITLRGVEDISRVVMMKYDRKIPSATGEYHKVPEWVLETDGVNLFEVMTVPGVDFTRIYTNSFIDIMNVLGIEAGRAALYKEVYNVIASDGSYVNYRHMALLVDVMTSQGFLMSITRHGFNRSDTGALMRCSFEETVEILLEAGASAELDDCRGVSENVILGQVAPIGTGAFDVMIDDDSLMKYMPEQKISVGVDDGAATPYSNDAGLETSDIEIKDELMFSPLTDSGSSDAMAGGFTAYGGSDYGSATSPFTGYGDGGMSPGFGSPTSPGFSATSPSYSPTSPSYSPTSPSYSPTSPSYSPTSPSYSPTSPSYSPTSPSYSPTSPSYSPTSPSYSPTSPSYSPTSPSYSPTSPSYSPTSPSYSPTSPSYSPTSPSYSPTSPSYSPTSPSYSPTSPSYSPTSPSYSPTSPSYSPTSPSYSPTSPSYSPTSPNYSPPRSPTYTSNKQTEDSEDNEK; translated from the coding sequence atggtTGACTTTCCTTATTCCAGTGCTCCGTTACGTACGGTCAAAGAAATCCaatttggtattttttctcCGGAGGAAGTTCGTGCCATCAGTGTTGCCAAAATCGAGTTTCCAGAAACTATGGATGAAACTGGCCTTCGTCCAAAAATTGGTGGTTTAAATGATCCAAGATTAGGTTCGATCGATCGTAATTATAAATGTCAAACATGTGGGGAAAGTATGAATGATTGTCCTGGTCATTTTGGTCATATCGAATTGGCCAAGCCAGTTCTACATATTGGatttatttctaaaatcaaaaaagtTTGTGAGTGTGTCTGTATGCATTGCGGtaaattattgttggaCGAATATAACGAGCAAATGAGACAGGCAATTAAGATTAAAGATCCTAAAAGAAGATTTACTGCCGTTTGGACCTTGTGTAAATCCAAAATGACTTGTGATACCGATGTTCCATCATTGGATGATCCAACAATTTATATTTCCAGGGGGGGTTGCGGTAATACACAACCAAGTATTCGTAAGGATGGTTTAAGACTAACTGGTACTTGGAAAAAAGACAAAGGTACCGATGATACTGACCAGCCCGAACAAAAGGTTTTATTGCCAgatgaaattttaaatgtttttaaacatATATCTAGAGAAGATTGTTGGAGATTAGGCTTTAACGAACAGTTTTCTCGTCCAGAATGGATGATTTTAACCGTTTTGCCGGTTCCGCCACCACCAGTTCGTCCATCGATTTCCTTTAATGAGTCACAAAGGGGGGAGGATGATTTAACTTATAAGTTGggtgatattttaaaagctAATATTAACGTCCAGAAGCTAGAGTTAGATGGATCTCCACAGCATGTTATTCAAGATATCGAAAAGCTATTGCAGTACCATGTTGCTACGTATATGGATAATGATATTGCTGGTCAGCCTCAGGCTTTACAGAAATCAGGTCGTCCCGTCAAATCTATTCGTGCACGTTTAAAGGGTAAGGAAGGACGTATTAGAAACAATTTGATGGGTAAGCGTGTTGATTTTTCTGGAAGAACGGTTATTTCTGGTGATCCAAATTTAGAGTTGGATCAAGTTGGTGTTCCGTTATCTATTGCTAGGACCCTAACATATCCAGAAATTGTCACGCCATATAATATTGACCGTTTAACACAATTGGTACGTAATGGACCTAATGAACATCCTGGTGCCAAGTATGTTATACGTGACAATGGTACGCGTATTGACTTGAGGTATAGCAAAAGAACTGGTGATATTCAGTTGCAATACGGTTGGAAAGTGGAGCGTCATATTGTAGATAATGATCCAGTTTTATTTAATCGTCAACCTTCTTTGCATAAAATGTCTATGATGGCCCATAGAGTAAAAGTCATGCCATATTCTACCTTTAGATTGAATTTGTCTGTTACCTCTCCTTATAATGCGGATTTTGATGGTGATGAAATGAATTTGCATGTTCCACAGTCTGAAGAAACTAGAGCAGAGTTATCTCAACTATGTGCTGTTCCCTTACAGATTGTTTCTCCACAATCTAATAAGCCATGTATGGGTATTGTTCAAGATACGTTGGCCGGTGTCCGTAAATTAACGTTAAAAAGTACATTTATTGAATACGATCAGGTTTTAAATATGTTGTACTGGATCCCTGAATGGGACGGTATTGTTCCTCCACCAACTATCATTAAACCCAAACCGCTATGGACTGGTAAACAAGTTTTATCGATGGCAATTCCAAGCGGTATCCATTTACAAAGATTTGATGATGGTACTACCATGCTTTCACCCAAGGATAATGGTATTTTAATCATTGACGGCAAAATTATGTTTGGTGTCgttgataaaaaaactgtAGGTTCATCTAGTGGTGGGTTGATTCATGTTGTTACCAGAGAAAAGGGTCCTTATGTTTGTGCAAGTTTATTTGGTAACATTCAAAAGGTTGTAAATTTCTGGTTTTTACATAATGGGTTTTCTATTGGTATTGGTGACACAATTGCAGATGAAAAAACGATGAGAGAAATTACAGAGTCCATTGCTGTTGCCAAACAAAAGGTAGAAGAAGTTACCAAGGAGGCACAAGCTAATTTACTAACAGCTAAACATGGTATGACTTTACGTGAATCTTTTGAAGATAATGTCGTTCGTTTCTTAAATGAAGCTAGAGATAAAGCTGGCCGTTCTGCGGAAGTTAACTTGAAggatttaaataatgttaAACAGATGGTAAGTGCTGGTTCCAAGGGTTCCTTTATTAACATTGCTCAAATGTCGGCCTGTGTCGGGCAGCAGTCTGTCGAGGGTAAGCGTATTGCTTTTGGTTTTGCTGATCGTACTTTACCGCATTTCTCCAAAGATGATTATTCGCCAGAGTCTAAAGGTTTTGTGGAAAATTCCTATTTGAGGGGGCTAACACCtcaagaattttttttccatgcGATGGGTGGTCGTGAAGGTTTAATTGATACTGCCGTCAAGACTGCAGAGACTGGTTATATTCAACGTCGTTTGGTCAAGGCTTTGGAAGATATTATGGTTCATTATGATGGTACCACCAGAAATTCTTTGGGTAAcattattcaatttatttatggGGAAGATGGTATTGATGCAAGCCACATAGAAAAGCAGTCTATCGACACTATTTCTGGATCTGATGCTGCATTTGAAAAACGTTATAGAATCGATGTGTTAAATCCTGAGCATGGATTAAACCCAGCGTTATTGGAATCTGGTTCTGAGATATTGGGTGATGTCAAAATACAAGCCATTTTAGACGAAGAATACAAGCAATTATTGAAAGACCGTTCGTTTTTAAGAAAAGTGTTTGTTGATGGTGAAAATAACTGGCCATTGCCAATTAACATTAGACGTATAATTCAAAATGCACAAAATACGTTTAAAATTGACCGTACACGCCCTACGGATTTGACGATACCGGAAGTGGTTAATAGTGTAAAGGAGTTGCATTCTAAGTTATTGGTCCTACGTGGTAGGAgtgaaatattaaaagaagcGCAGGAAAATGCCATTACTTTGTTTAGTTGTTTGGTTCGTTCTCGTCTTGCTTGTCGCAGAGTCGTAGAGGAATACAGATTGAATAGAGAAACTTTTAGATGGGTTTTGGACAACATTGAATCGCAATTTTTAAGATCTGTTGTGCATCCTGGGGAAATGGTGGGTGTTTTAGCTGCTCAATCTATTGGTGAGCCTGCCACACAAATGACACTAAACACTTTTCATTTTGCAGGTGTTGCTTCTAAGAAAGTTACCTCAGGTGTTCCTCGTTTAAAGGAAATTTTAAACGTCGctaaaaatatgaaaactCCATCCCAAACGGTTTATTTGGAAGAAGAATATGCCGCTGACCAAGAAAAGGCTAAATTAATTAGATCTGCCATTGAGCATACCACTTTGAAAAGTGTTACGGTTGCCTCTGAAATTTACTATGACCCAGATCCACGTAGCACCGTCATTGAGGAAGATGAGGAAATTATCCAGTTACATTTTTCATTGCTTGATGAAGAAACAGAAAGAACTTTGGACCTACAATCACCATGGCTATTACGTTTGGAGCTAGACCGTGCTGCTATGAACGATAAAGATTTGACCATGGGTGAAGTTGGTgagaaaattaaagaaacaTTTCAAGACGATTTATTTGTCATATGGTCCGAAGATAATGCCGATAGGTTAATTATTCGTTGTCGGGTTGTGCGTGATCCAAAGACAATGGATGAAGATATGGAAGCTGAGGAAGATCATATGTTGAAACGAATTGAAAACAACATGTTGGAAAGTATTACTTTACGTGGTGTTGAAGACATTAGTCGTGTTGTTATGATGAAATATGATAGAAAGATTCCAAGTGCAACTGGTGAATATCATAAAGTTCCAGAATGGGTTTTAGAAACAGATGGGGTTAATTTGTTTGAAGTTATGACGGTTCCAGGCGTTGATTTTACCCGTATTTATACTAATTCGTTCATTGATATAATGAATGTCCTTGGTATAGAAGCTGGTCGTGCAGCTTTATATAAAGAAGTTTACAATGTTATTGCATCTGATGGTTCCTACGTTAACTATCGTCATATGGCTTTGTTGGTGGATGTCATGACATCTCAAGGTTTCTTGATGTCTATTACTCGTCATGGGTTTAACAGATCAGATACTGGTGCCCTAATGAGATGTTCCTTTGAGGAAACAGTGGAAATTTTGTTGGAAGCCGGTGCTTCTGCTGAGTTGGATGATTGTCGTGGTGTTTCtgaaaatgttattttggGTCAAGTTGCTCCTATTGGCACTGGTGCTTTTGATGTGATGATTGATGACGATTCATTGATGAAATATATGCCCGAACAAAAGATTTCTGTTGGTGTGGATGATGGTGCAGCTACTCCTTATAGTAATGATGCCGGGTTGGAAACTAGTGATATTGAAATTAAGGACGAGTTAATGTTTTCTCCGTTGACCGATTCTGGCTCTAGCGATGCTATGGCGGGTGGGTTTACTGCCTATGGTGGTAGTGATTATGGATCCGCTACATCACCCTTTACCGGGTATGGTGATGGTGGTATGTCTCCAGGATTTGGTTCTCCTACATCTCCTGGATTTTCTGCTACTTCTCCATCATACTCCCCTACCTCGCCTTCGTATTCGCCTACCTCCCCAAGTTACTCACCTACTTCTCCAAGTTACTCACCTACTTCTCCAAGTTACTCGCCTACTTCTCCAAGTTACTCACCTACTTCTCCATCATATTCGCCTACGTCCCCAAGTTACTCACCTACTTCACCTTCATATTCTCCCACCTCACCTTCATATTCACCTACATCTCCAAGTTATTCACCCACTTCCCCCTCATACTCGCCAACATCGCCAAGCTATTCACCCACCTCTCCAAGTTACTCACCAACATCACCATCTTACTCTCCTACGTCTCCAAGTTATTCACCAACATCACCATCTTACTCTCCTACATCCCCAAGTTATTCGCCTACCTCTCCAAGCTACTCGCCTACTTCTCCAAGTTACTCTCCTACTTCGCCATCTTATTCACCAACTTCACCAAGTTATTCTCCTACATCACCTAATTATAGTCCACCAAGATCCCCAACCTACACATCGAATAAACAAACTGAGGATAGTGaagataatgaaaaataa